The following coding sequences are from one Gemmatimonadota bacterium window:
- a CDS encoding alpha/beta fold hydrolase, with protein sequence MNTDFTPRPFRAPRWLRGAHAQTLAGKFLRGDPGVPLSRERLTLPDGDFVDLDLGPEPNGVSGAGSMAIVLHGLEGSAQRAYMLQTYAELLAHGVRPIGLNFRSCSGEPNRAARLYHSGETTDLAAVVEHLRDAFPGRPIAGIGFSLGGNVLLKYLGERGAEAGLTAAAAVSVPYDLAAGADALEKGLMGIVYNTYFLRMLRDKVRAKEAVLAPRLDVPTTLRARTLRQFDEAATAPLHGFRDAADYYALSSSGPFLDRVSVPTLLLHSYDDPFLPAGSVPVQAAEANPWIVPAFAGTGGHVGFIHGTPRRPRFWAEEEAARFVGQVVALTPSRLRY encoded by the coding sequence ATGAACACCGACTTCACCCCCAGACCGTTCCGCGCGCCACGCTGGCTGCGCGGCGCGCACGCGCAGACCCTCGCGGGGAAGTTCCTGCGCGGCGACCCCGGGGTGCCGCTGTCCCGCGAGCGGTTGACGCTGCCCGACGGCGACTTCGTCGACCTGGACCTGGGACCAGAGCCGAACGGCGTCTCGGGGGCCGGGTCGATGGCGATCGTGCTGCACGGGCTGGAAGGTTCGGCCCAACGCGCATACATGCTGCAGACTTACGCGGAGCTGCTCGCGCACGGCGTCCGCCCCATCGGCCTCAACTTCCGCTCGTGCAGCGGCGAGCCCAACCGCGCCGCGCGGCTCTACCACTCGGGGGAGACGACCGATCTGGCCGCGGTGGTGGAGCACCTGCGCGACGCATTCCCAGGCCGGCCGATCGCCGGGATCGGTTTCTCGCTGGGCGGCAACGTCCTGCTCAAGTACCTGGGAGAGCGTGGCGCGGAGGCCGGGCTCACGGCGGCGGCGGCCGTCTCGGTCCCCTACGATCTGGCGGCCGGGGCCGACGCGCTCGAAAAGGGGCTGATGGGCATCGTGTACAACACCTACTTCCTGCGCATGCTGCGGGACAAGGTGCGCGCAAAGGAAGCCGTGCTGGCGCCCCGCCTCGACGTGCCGACGACGCTGAGGGCGCGGACGCTACGGCAGTTCGACGAGGCGGCCACCGCACCGCTGCACGGCTTCCGTGACGCGGCCGACTACTACGCGCTCTCCAGCAGCGGCCCCTTCCTGGATCGCGTCTCCGTCCCCACGCTGCTCCTGCACTCCTACGACGACCCGTTCCTGCCGGCGGGCAGCGTGCCGGTGCAGGCGGCCGAGGCCAACCCCTGGATCGTGCCGGCGTTCGCCGGGACCGGCGGGCACGTCGGCTTCATCCACGGCACGCCGCGGCGGCCCAGGTTCTGGGCGGAGGAGGAGGCGGCGCGGTTCGTGGGGCAGGTGGTCGCCTTGACCCCTTCCCGACTCCGCTACTAG
- a CDS encoding aminotransferase class V-fold PLP-dependent enzyme — translation MIDDAMLARLRADTPAAARGRIHLNNAGAALVPRPVRQAVDEHLDLEDTVGGYEAAAANRDGIEGVYDSVASLIGARRENVALVENATAATALALSAIDPGPADAIVTTQDDYASNQIMYLSLARRRGVNVVRAPDLPGGGVDPTALAEAVDRESPVLVSLTWVPTSSGLVQPAAAVGKICRARGVPYLVDACQAVGQMSVDVDALGCEYLVASGRKFLRGPRGTGFMYISDAALDGGAAPLLPDMRGATWTDPDDFALAPGARRFENWEYAHALSLGLGAAADYALDVGLEDIRERAWGLAAELRALLADVDGVEVLDRGPELCAIVTARVGDLDAFDVVLALREEGINTSEVVRSSAVIDLDRKGARTALRMSPHYYNTRSEIRAVAHEVAGLLEEARA, via the coding sequence ATGATCGACGACGCGATGCTGGCGCGGCTCCGGGCGGACACCCCCGCGGCCGCGCGCGGACGGATACATCTGAACAACGCCGGAGCGGCGCTCGTGCCCAGGCCGGTCCGGCAGGCCGTGGACGAGCACCTGGACCTGGAGGACACCGTCGGCGGCTACGAGGCTGCGGCGGCCAATCGGGACGGGATCGAGGGCGTGTACGACAGCGTCGCGAGCCTCATCGGCGCCCGGCGTGAAAACGTGGCGCTCGTGGAGAACGCGACCGCGGCCACTGCGCTGGCGCTGTCGGCGATCGACCCGGGCCCCGCCGACGCGATCGTCACCACCCAGGACGATTACGCGTCCAACCAGATCATGTACCTGTCGCTGGCCCGGCGGCGGGGGGTGAACGTCGTGCGTGCTCCGGACCTGCCGGGCGGCGGCGTGGACCCGACGGCGCTGGCCGAGGCGGTGGACCGGGAGTCGCCGGTGCTGGTGTCCCTGACCTGGGTGCCCACGAGCTCCGGGCTGGTGCAGCCGGCCGCGGCGGTCGGGAAGATATGCCGTGCCCGGGGCGTGCCCTACCTGGTCGACGCGTGCCAGGCGGTGGGGCAGATGAGCGTGGACGTCGACGCGCTCGGCTGCGAGTACCTGGTGGCGAGCGGCAGGAAGTTCCTGCGCGGGCCGCGCGGCACGGGGTTCATGTACATCTCCGACGCCGCGCTCGACGGCGGCGCCGCGCCGCTGCTGCCTGACATGCGCGGCGCCACCTGGACCGACCCGGACGACTTCGCGCTCGCCCCGGGCGCCCGCCGCTTCGAGAACTGGGAGTATGCGCACGCGCTGTCGCTCGGCCTCGGCGCCGCCGCCGACTACGCGCTGGACGTCGGCCTGGAGGACATCCGCGAGCGCGCGTGGGGGCTGGCCGCGGAGCTGCGCGCGCTCCTGGCCGACGTGGACGGCGTGGAGGTGCTGGACCGGGGGCCGGAGCTGTGCGCCATCGTGACCGCTCGGGTGGGCGATCTGGACGCCTTCGACGTCGTGCTCGCGCTGCGCGAGGAGGGGATCAACACCAGCGAGGTGGTCCGCTCCTCGGCGGTCATCGACCTGGACCGCAAGGGCGCGCGCACCGCGCTGCGCATGTCGCCGCACTACTACAACACGCGCTCGGAGATCCGCGCCGTGGCGCACGAGGTGGCCGGCCTGCTGGAGGAAGCCCGGGCCTAG